From Thermoanaerobacter uzonensis DSM 18761, a single genomic window includes:
- the spoIIGA gene encoding sigma-E processing peptidase SpoIIGA: MYLDVIFFENLIINYLILSLTQKFSKKDSKPIKLFLGALLGACYVLIIFLLPYKMIHEVFAKIILSLLIIYMAFTPKTLKEFLRILAVFYLISFAIGGTIFAVLYTAKLNLHSLWIGILIAILLFYTNWDYIVRKSTEGKMLYSIKIEIFQKQVEIKGLLDTGNRLYDPLTKAPVVVVEFSAMGNILPDNMEILLNEENIDFNKIFEVLKEERWLSRIRLIPFISVGQSKGIMLGFKPDKLVVGEKEVRNAIVGIYKSKIGKDGNYAALLTPEILV, from the coding sequence ATGTATTTAGATGTAATTTTTTTCGAAAATTTAATTATTAACTATCTTATTTTATCCCTTACACAAAAATTTTCTAAAAAAGACAGCAAACCTATTAAACTTTTTTTAGGTGCATTATTGGGAGCCTGTTATGTACTAATAATTTTTTTGTTACCTTATAAGATGATTCACGAAGTTTTCGCAAAAATTATTTTATCTCTCTTAATAATATATATGGCATTTACTCCAAAAACATTAAAAGAATTTTTGAGAATTTTAGCAGTTTTTTATCTAATTTCTTTTGCAATAGGTGGGACAATTTTTGCGGTTTTATATACGGCAAAACTTAATTTACATAGTTTGTGGATTGGAATATTGATAGCTATTTTACTTTTCTATACTAATTGGGATTATATAGTGAGAAAATCAACAGAGGGAAAAATGTTATACAGCATAAAAATAGAAATTTTTCAAAAACAAGTAGAGATAAAAGGATTATTGGATACTGGAAATAGATTATATGACCCTTTAACTAAAGCGCCTGTTGTGGTAGTGGAGTTTTCGGCTATGGGAAATATACTTCCTGATAATATGGAAATTTTATTAAATGAAGAAAATATAGATTTTAACAAAATTTTTGAAGTTTTGAAAGAGGAAAGATGGTTATCAAGGATAAGGTTAATACCCTTTATATCAGTGGGACAGTCAAAAGGAATAATGCTAGGATTTAAGCCGGATAAATTAGTTGTAGGGGAAAAAGAAGTAAGAAATGCAATAGTAGGAATATACAAAAGTAAAATAGGTAAAGATGGCAACTATGCAGCGTTGTTGACACCAGAAATTTTAGTATAA
- the sigE gene encoding RNA polymerase sporulation sigma factor SigE, which translates to MQLKTKVKIEMLLLWKKILDFLDLSEGIFYIGGSEALPPPLSVEEEIYLISKMEKGDNGAKTVLIERNLRLVVYIAKKFENTGVGIEDLISIGTIGLIKAINTFNPKKKIKLATYASRCIENEILMYLRRNSKTKLEVSFEEPLNVDWDGNELLLSDILGTDNETVYKYIEDEVEKELLTSALKKLPDREKKIIGLRFGLEGGVEKTQKEVADMLGISQSYISRLEKKILKRLKKEMNRLV; encoded by the coding sequence GTGCAACTAAAAACAAAAGTAAAAATAGAAATGCTATTGTTGTGGAAAAAAATCCTTGATTTTTTAGATTTATCTGAAGGCATATTTTATATTGGAGGAAGTGAAGCATTACCTCCTCCTCTTTCTGTAGAAGAAGAAATATATTTAATTTCAAAGATGGAAAAAGGAGATAATGGAGCAAAAACGGTACTTATTGAAAGAAATTTAAGGTTGGTAGTATATATAGCAAAAAAATTTGAAAACACAGGAGTGGGAATCGAAGATTTAATATCTATTGGCACAATTGGACTTATAAAAGCCATTAATACTTTCAATCCTAAGAAAAAAATAAAATTAGCTACGTATGCTTCTCGCTGTATTGAGAATGAGATATTAATGTATTTAAGAAGGAATAGCAAAACTAAATTAGAGGTTTCTTTTGAGGAGCCTTTAAATGTAGATTGGGACGGAAATGAACTTCTGCTTTCTGATATTTTAGGAACTGATAATGAAACAGTTTATAAATATATCGAAGATGAGGTAGAAAAGGAATTATTAACTTCTGCATTGAAGAAATTACCAGATAGAGAAAAAAAGATAATAGGATTGAGATTTGGATTGGAGGGTGGAGTAGAAAAGACTCAAAAAGAAGTGGCAGATATGTTAGGAATTTCACAGTCATATATTTCTCGTTTAGAAAAAAAGATTTTAAAAAGATTAAAAAAAGAAATGAATAGATTAGTCTAA
- the sigG gene encoding RNA polymerase sporulation sigma factor SigG produces MNNKVEICGVNTSKLPVLKPSKQKELLQRMKNGDKKAREEFINGNLRLVLSVIQRFNNRGEYVDDLFQVGCIGLIKAIDNFDLNQNVKFSTYAVPMIIGEIRRYLRDNTPIRVSRSLRDIAYKALQVRDKLVSENSKEPTVGEIAKELDLPREEVVMALDAIQEPVSLFEPIYHDGGDAIYVMDQVSDDKNIDEVWLEKIALKEAIQKLNEREKLILTLRFFEGKTQMEVAKEIGISQAQVSRLEKAALNHMRKYI; encoded by the coding sequence ATGAATAACAAAGTTGAAATTTGCGGAGTCAATACCTCTAAGTTACCTGTTTTAAAACCTTCCAAGCAAAAAGAGCTACTGCAGCGGATGAAAAATGGAGACAAAAAAGCGAGAGAAGAATTTATAAATGGGAATTTGCGATTGGTACTAAGCGTTATTCAAAGGTTTAATAATCGCGGAGAGTACGTAGATGATTTGTTTCAAGTAGGATGTATAGGGCTTATAAAAGCAATTGACAATTTTGACTTAAATCAAAATGTAAAATTTTCCACTTATGCTGTTCCGATGATAATTGGAGAAATAAGAAGATATTTAAGAGATAACACTCCTATAAGAGTGAGCCGCTCTTTAAGAGATATAGCTTATAAAGCATTACAGGTAAGGGACAAATTAGTATCGGAAAATTCCAAAGAGCCGACAGTAGGCGAAATAGCTAAGGAGCTGGACCTCCCACGTGAAGAAGTAGTAATGGCTCTTGATGCTATTCAAGAACCGGTTTCTTTGTTTGAACCTATCTATCATGATGGTGGTGATGCAATTTATGTGATGGACCAAGTCAGTGATGACAAGAATATTGACGAAGTTTGGTTAGAAAAAATTGCTTTAAAAGAGGCGATACAAAAACTTAATGAAAGGGAGAAATTGATATTGACACTGAGATTTTTTGAGGGTAAAACTCAAATGGAGGTAGCAAAGGAGATAGGAATATCTCAAGCACAAGTTTCAAGATTGGAAAAAGCGGCTTTAAATCACATGAGGAAATACATCTAG
- a CDS encoding YlmC/YmxH family sporulation protein, with translation MIKASELRDKDVIDINTGQKLGNIVDIEINLEEGRVEGIVIPKETSLFRFFNKDIEIYLSWESIKKIGTDVILVDFKDREA, from the coding sequence ATGATTAAAGCATCAGAATTAAGAGATAAAGATGTTATAGATATAAACACAGGACAAAAATTAGGAAATATAGTTGACATTGAAATAAATCTTGAAGAAGGAAGAGTGGAAGGAATTGTTATACCGAAGGAAACAAGTCTTTTTAGGTTTTTTAATAAAGATATAGAAATTTATTTGTCGTGGGAATCTATAAAAAAGATTGGAACGGATGTAATATTAGTAGATTTCAAAGACAGAGAAGCTTAA
- the nrdR gene encoding transcriptional regulator NrdR, with translation MKCPYCGYPDSKVIDSRPTDDNTSIRRRRECLKCGKRFTTYEKVEQLPILVIKKDNSREVYDRDKILKGMIKACEKRPVSIKVLEEITDEIDKRIINSMEREITSTEIGEMVMEKLKNVDEVAYVRFASVYRQFKDINTFMDELKKLLKENETKKEKT, from the coding sequence ATGAAATGCCCTTATTGTGGGTATCCAGATTCAAAAGTTATTGACTCTCGACCTACAGATGATAACACTTCAATAAGGAGAAGAAGGGAATGTTTAAAATGTGGGAAGAGATTTACTACTTATGAGAAAGTAGAACAATTGCCTATACTTGTAATAAAAAAGGACAATAGCAGAGAGGTCTATGACAGAGATAAAATATTAAAAGGCATGATAAAAGCTTGTGAAAAAAGGCCAGTGTCTATAAAAGTTTTAGAAGAAATTACAGATGAAATTGACAAGAGAATAATAAATTCAATGGAAAGGGAAATAACCTCCACTGAAATCGGAGAAATGGTAATGGAAAAACTTAAAAATGTAGATGAAGTAGCTTATGTCAGGTTTGCTTCTGTTTATAGGCAGTTTAAAGACATAAATACTTTTATGGACGAACTTAAGAAACTTCTTAAAGAGAACGAGACAAAAAAAGAAAAGACGTAA
- a CDS encoding response regulator transcription factor, whose product MAHMVLVIEDEVHILELLRYNLEAAGYKVITSENGKEGLDKALEEKPDLVILDLMLPDVDGLEICKILKKNDETKNIPIIMLTAKSEEFDKVLGLELGADDYITKPFSVRELLARIKAVLRRTQQPEEEKEEIIKFGDIVIDTGKHLVYKKGKVLELTLKEFELLKLLSQNMGKVLTRDYLLDKVWGYEYAGETRTVDVHIRHLRKKIEDDDKSPVYIETVRGIGYKLNNKGGV is encoded by the coding sequence ATGGCCCATATGGTTTTGGTTATAGAAGATGAAGTTCATATATTGGAACTTTTAAGGTATAACTTGGAAGCAGCAGGGTACAAAGTTATTACTTCGGAAAATGGAAAAGAAGGATTGGATAAAGCACTTGAAGAAAAACCCGATTTGGTTATATTAGATTTGATGTTGCCAGATGTAGATGGATTGGAAATATGTAAAATTTTAAAAAAGAATGATGAAACGAAAAATATACCGATAATAATGTTAACAGCAAAAAGTGAAGAATTTGATAAAGTATTGGGATTGGAGTTGGGAGCAGACGACTATATAACAAAACCCTTCAGTGTAAGAGAATTGTTAGCTCGAATTAAAGCTGTTCTTCGGCGAACCCAACAACCAGAAGAAGAAAAAGAAGAAATAATAAAATTTGGTGATATAGTTATAGATACAGGAAAGCATTTGGTTTATAAAAAAGGAAAAGTATTAGAATTGACTTTAAAAGAATTTGAGCTTTTAAAACTTTTATCTCAAAATATGGGTAAAGTATTAACTAGAGACTATCTATTAGACAAAGTATGGGGATATGAATATGCGGGAGAGACTCGAACCGTTGATGTCCATATCAGGCATTTAAGAAAAAAGATAGAAGACGATGATAAATCTCCTGTGTATATTGAAACTGTAAGAGGAATTGGATATAAACTAAACAATAAAGGTGGAGTATAA
- the pnpS gene encoding two-component system histidine kinase PnpS, translated as MLKKSYYKLFFINLLGILIVALFFLGNVSMTKFIFAIFLGILVTFFLSYRFIKNIADPIKEITEITKDIANGIYSHGLESDSIDEIKELSLAVDSMSYKLKETIEELNDRNAKLEAILKSIVNGVIAFDNNEKILLINDAARKILNIKGKDLIGRHILEIVRNSKLYDLFEDVKKNKNSPSKSLELNVFNKHLKVYTSPILHPISHQNLGFVLIIDDITEMRRLEKIRSEFVANVSHELRTPLTSIRGFIETLRNGAIDNPQARDKFLDIIDFESERLTRLINDILALSEIENVKEGYPKEEIELDNEIEDILYIMEKVAKDKNITLKKDLNCTDLVINTNKDRFHQMMINLIDNGIKYTPEGGFVKVSTQEKGDKIIITVEDNGIGISKENIPRLFERFYRVDKSRSRKLGGTGLGLAIVKHIVESMKGEIFVESEVGKGTKFIIKFNKADLTKT; from the coding sequence ATGTTAAAAAAATCCTATTATAAATTGTTTTTCATAAACCTACTTGGAATTTTGATAGTTGCTCTATTTTTTTTAGGCAATGTTTCGATGACCAAATTTATTTTTGCTATTTTTTTGGGAATTTTAGTAACATTTTTTTTGAGTTATAGATTTATAAAAAATATAGCAGATCCTATAAAAGAGATAACTGAGATTACAAAGGATATTGCAAATGGGATATACAGTCATGGGCTTGAAAGCGATTCTATTGATGAGATAAAAGAACTTTCTCTTGCAGTAGATTCTATGTCTTATAAATTAAAAGAAACTATAGAAGAATTAAATGATAGAAATGCAAAATTAGAAGCTATTTTAAAAAGCATAGTAAATGGGGTTATCGCTTTTGATAATAATGAGAAAATATTACTTATAAATGACGCTGCGAGGAAAATTCTAAATATAAAAGGGAAGGATTTAATTGGAAGGCATATCCTAGAAATTGTAAGAAATAGTAAGTTATATGATCTTTTTGAGGATGTGAAAAAAAATAAAAATTCTCCTTCCAAAAGTTTAGAGTTAAATGTTTTCAATAAACACCTCAAAGTGTACACCAGTCCAATTCTTCATCCAATTTCCCATCAAAATTTAGGTTTTGTGTTAATAATAGATGATATCACAGAAATGAGAAGATTGGAAAAAATAAGAAGTGAATTTGTTGCAAATGTGTCTCATGAGCTGAGAACGCCTTTAACTTCTATTAGAGGCTTTATTGAAACTTTAAGAAATGGTGCTATTGACAATCCACAGGCAAGAGATAAATTTTTAGATATAATTGATTTTGAATCAGAAAGACTTACAAGACTTATAAACGATATACTTGCTCTTTCTGAGATAGAGAATGTGAAAGAAGGTTATCCTAAAGAAGAAATAGAATTAGATAATGAAATAGAGGATATATTATATATAATGGAAAAAGTGGCGAAAGATAAAAATATAACGTTGAAAAAAGATTTAAATTGTACTGATTTGGTGATAAATACTAATAAAGATAGATTTCATCAAATGATGATTAATTTAATAGATAATGGTATAAAATACACTCCAGAAGGCGGATTTGTAAAAGTATCTACTCAAGAAAAAGGGGATAAAATAATTATTACAGTAGAAGACAACGGTATTGGCATTTCAAAAGAAAATATTCCTAGGCTTTTTGAGAGATTTTACCGAGTTGACAAAAGTCGTTCGAGGAAATTAGGGGGTACAGGGTTGGGACTTGCTATAGTTAAACATATCGTGGAATCTATGAAAGGGGAAATTTTTGTAGAAAGTGAAGTGGGAAAAGGTACAAAATTTATTATAAAATTCAACAAAGCTGATTTAACAAAGACTTAA
- a CDS encoding phosphate ABC transporter substrate-binding protein, whose translation MVNSRFAKLAIAVLLITSLFSFAACGSKQPQSNNSSTSNNLSGNITIAGSTALQPLAEQAAKMFMEKYPNVAITVQGGGSGTGLTQVAQGAINIGNSDIFAEEKLDANTAKSLVDHKVAVVGFAVVVNKDVTVDNLTQQQLIDIFTGKITNWKDVGGPDEKITVILRPASSGTRATFKKIVLKGQDEVEGVALTEDSNGTVKKAVADTKGAISYIGLSYIDDTVKVLKYNGVDPTAQNIIDGKYPIWSYEHMYTKGEPTGAVKAFLDFMMSTEVQKGPLTKLGFIPITEMKAK comes from the coding sequence ATGGTAAATAGTCGATTTGCGAAACTTGCTATTGCAGTACTGTTGATTACAAGTCTTTTTAGTTTTGCTGCCTGTGGCTCAAAACAACCTCAAAGTAATAATTCTTCAACTTCTAATAATCTTTCAGGCAACATAACAATTGCTGGCTCTACGGCATTACAGCCATTAGCTGAACAAGCTGCCAAAATGTTTATGGAAAAATACCCCAATGTGGCGATAACAGTGCAAGGCGGTGGCAGTGGTACAGGGTTGACACAGGTAGCTCAGGGCGCAATTAATATTGGAAATTCTGATATTTTTGCGGAAGAAAAATTAGATGCCAACACGGCCAAATCTTTAGTAGACCATAAAGTTGCAGTTGTAGGTTTTGCTGTAGTTGTGAATAAAGATGTGACAGTTGATAATTTGACTCAACAGCAATTAATAGATATTTTTACAGGGAAAATAACAAATTGGAAAGACGTTGGCGGACCAGATGAAAAGATAACCGTTATTTTAAGACCTGCAAGTTCGGGCACAAGAGCAACTTTTAAGAAAATCGTGTTAAAGGGACAGGATGAAGTAGAAGGTGTCGCATTAACTGAAGATTCTAATGGAACGGTTAAAAAGGCGGTAGCTGATACAAAAGGTGCAATTAGTTATATTGGTTTGTCATATATTGATGATACGGTAAAAGTGTTAAAGTACAATGGTGTAGACCCAACGGCTCAAAACATAATAGATGGTAAATATCCAATTTGGTCATATGAACATATGTACACAAAAGGAGAACCTACAGGAGCGGTTAAAGCTTTTTTAGATTTTATGATGTCAACAGAAGTGCAGAAAGGACCTCTTACTAAATTAGGGTTTATACCTATTACCGAAATGAAAGCAAAATAA
- the pstC gene encoding phosphate ABC transporter permease subunit PstC yields MTVDKNYERKRKIVNLFGKAIVFISALLLIIITASLFLFVASKGLSTFIKDGISLKEFLFSTTWKPDRDVPAVGSLQFILGSILVSVFAIMISAPLGVSSAIFMIEIAKKLGQKILQPAIEIFVGIPSVVYGWVGLTVLVPFISKHFGGLGFSLLAGILVLTVMTLPTITSVSTDAIKSLPVEIREASYALGATRWQTIRHVILPAAKPGILTAIVLGLARAFGEALAVQMVIGNRPVIPKSFLEPMSTITSIITMDMGNTAMGTVWNDALWSLALLLLMISFTFIIVIKLVGRRGMYK; encoded by the coding sequence ATGACAGTTGATAAAAATTATGAAAGAAAGCGGAAAATAGTTAATTTGTTTGGAAAGGCTATCGTTTTCATCTCTGCTTTGCTATTAATAATTATCACTGCTTCTCTCTTTTTATTTGTAGCGTCTAAAGGTCTTTCCACTTTTATAAAAGATGGCATCTCTTTAAAAGAATTTTTATTTTCTACCACCTGGAAGCCTGATAGAGATGTTCCTGCAGTAGGTTCATTACAATTTATATTAGGTTCTATTCTCGTTTCTGTTTTTGCTATTATGATAAGTGCACCTCTTGGAGTTTCCTCTGCAATTTTCATGATTGAAATTGCGAAAAAATTAGGTCAAAAGATTTTGCAACCAGCTATTGAAATATTTGTAGGTATTCCTTCTGTAGTGTACGGTTGGGTTGGTCTGACGGTATTAGTTCCTTTTATAAGTAAACATTTTGGAGGATTAGGATTTAGCTTGTTGGCTGGTATATTAGTTCTCACTGTCATGACACTGCCAACAATTACTAGTGTTAGCACTGATGCTATAAAGTCGTTACCTGTGGAGATAAGAGAAGCCAGTTATGCCCTTGGTGCGACACGATGGCAAACAATAAGACATGTAATTCTTCCTGCAGCGAAACCGGGAATTTTGACTGCTATTGTATTAGGACTGGCAAGAGCTTTTGGAGAAGCTTTGGCAGTTCAAATGGTTATAGGAAATCGACCAGTGATTCCTAAATCTTTTTTAGAACCAATGAGTACTATAACTTCTATTATTACAATGGACATGGGGAATACAGCAATGGGCACTGTGTGGAATGATGCCCTTTGGTCCTTAGCACTACTCCTTCTTATGATATCTTTTACTTTTATCATCGTAATTAAATTGGTAGGCAGGAGGGGAATGTATAAATGA
- the pstA gene encoding phosphate ABC transporter permease PstA — translation MKSKLYDKIATIYFYAVAVFLILFLASLISYILYQGRTKLNIDFLTSPPKFMEAGGGIGPQLFNSLELLIITLIISIPIGLGAGIYMAEYAKPGLLTEIIRLSIETLSSMPSIVVGLFGLLVFVTMTGWGYSLIAGALALTVLNLPVMTRVSEDSIRSVPNSLREASYALGSTKWQTIVKVVVPAAMPGIITGIILTAGRIFGEAAALLYTAGMSSPALNFSNLNPSSPTSPLNIVRPAETLAVYIWKVNSEGLAPDARQIADGAAAVLLLMVLIFNILARWLGNTLYKRMTGER, via the coding sequence ATGAAATCTAAACTATATGACAAAATAGCGACTATATATTTTTACGCTGTTGCTGTGTTTTTAATCTTGTTTTTGGCCTCATTAATAAGTTATATATTGTATCAAGGTAGAACTAAACTCAACATAGATTTTTTAACTTCCCCTCCCAAATTTATGGAAGCAGGAGGAGGCATAGGGCCTCAGCTTTTCAATTCGTTAGAATTGTTAATAATAACCTTGATAATTTCTATTCCTATAGGCTTAGGTGCAGGAATTTATATGGCAGAGTATGCAAAGCCAGGTTTGTTAACAGAAATTATAAGATTGTCTATAGAAACTTTATCTTCAATGCCTTCTATTGTAGTAGGCCTTTTTGGGCTTTTAGTGTTTGTAACTATGACTGGATGGGGGTATTCTCTAATTGCAGGTGCTCTTGCTCTTACGGTGTTAAATCTTCCTGTAATGACAAGAGTAAGTGAAGATTCAATTAGAAGTGTGCCCAATAGTTTGAGAGAGGCAAGTTATGCTTTAGGTTCTACAAAATGGCAAACAATTGTAAAAGTTGTAGTGCCTGCTGCAATGCCTGGTATTATAACAGGAATAATTTTAACTGCCGGAAGAATTTTTGGGGAAGCGGCTGCACTACTTTATACCGCAGGTATGAGTAGCCCTGCCTTGAATTTTTCAAACTTAAATCCTTCGAGTCCTACCTCGCCTTTAAATATCGTTAGACCTGCGGAAACTTTGGCTGTTTATATTTGGAAGGTAAATAGTGAAGGGTTAGCACCTGATGCAAGACAGATTGCAGACGGTGCCGCAGCAGTTTTATTGTTAATGGTATTGATTTTTAATATCCTTGCTAGATGGTTAGGAAATACATTATATAAAAGAATGACAGGCGAAAGATAA
- the pstB gene encoding phosphate ABC transporter ATP-binding protein PstB, translating to MKKIQVKDLDLFYGDVQALKKINLDVEENSVLALIGPSGCGKSTFVRTLNRMNDLIEGVKISGTVLLDGQDIYKDVDVIELRKRVGMVFQKPNPFPMTVYDNVAYGPRIHGIKDKKKLNEIVEKSLMAAALWDEVKDRLSKSALSLSGGQQQRLCIARTLAIEPEVILMDEPTSALDPISTMKIEELINELKNKYTIIIVTHNMQQAGRVSDYTAFFLNGELIESGPTDRVFYNPKDKRTEDYITGRFG from the coding sequence ATGAAAAAAATACAGGTCAAAGATTTAGACTTGTTTTACGGAGATGTCCAAGCCCTCAAAAAAATAAATTTGGATGTAGAGGAAAATAGCGTTTTGGCACTTATAGGTCCCTCTGGTTGTGGCAAATCTACCTTTGTTCGTACTTTAAATAGGATGAACGATCTTATTGAGGGAGTTAAAATAAGTGGTACTGTTTTACTTGATGGTCAAGATATATATAAAGATGTAGATGTTATTGAACTTAGAAAGAGAGTAGGAATGGTTTTTCAAAAACCTAATCCTTTTCCTATGACGGTTTATGACAATGTAGCTTATGGTCCAAGAATTCATGGTATAAAAGACAAAAAAAAGCTGAATGAAATTGTTGAAAAAAGCCTGATGGCTGCAGCTTTATGGGATGAAGTAAAAGATAGACTCTCCAAGTCAGCTCTTAGTTTGTCTGGTGGTCAACAGCAAAGGCTTTGTATTGCTAGGACATTGGCAATAGAACCAGAGGTAATTTTGATGGACGAACCTACTTCAGCGCTAGACCCTATTTCTACTATGAAAATTGAGGAATTAATTAATGAGTTGAAAAATAAATATACAATAATAATAGTAACTCATAATATGCAACAAGCAGGAAGAGTGTCAGATTATACGGCCTTTTTCTTAAATGGTGAATTAATTGAAAGCGGACCGACAGATAGAGTTTTTTATAATCCTAAAGATAAGAGGACGGAAGACTACATTACTGGAAGATTCGGTTAG
- the phoU gene encoding phosphate signaling complex protein PhoU translates to MNRTHFEKELEELHYDVLKMGSLVEEAIANAIASLVNHDTELAQKVIDDDDRIDKMEVEIDNKCAKIIVTQQPIAKDLRIVLTGLKIVTDLERMADHAVDIAKTTLRIAHQKYIKPLIDIPRMAEIVREMVKMSLDSYVRQDLELARAIGEKDDIVDALYKQVFRELLTYMMEDPRNIDQATQFLFVARYLERIADHATNICEWVIYLDTGEHIDLN, encoded by the coding sequence GTGAATCGTACTCATTTTGAAAAAGAATTAGAAGAACTTCATTATGATGTCTTAAAAATGGGTAGCCTTGTAGAAGAGGCCATAGCAAATGCCATTGCTTCTCTAGTAAACCATGACACAGAATTAGCTCAGAAAGTTATAGATGACGATGACAGAATAGACAAAATGGAAGTAGAAATCGATAATAAGTGTGCAAAGATTATTGTGACCCAGCAGCCAATTGCAAAAGATTTGAGAATAGTTTTGACGGGCCTTAAAATTGTTACAGATTTGGAAAGAATGGCAGATCATGCAGTAGATATAGCAAAGACTACGTTGAGGATTGCTCATCAAAAGTATATAAAACCTTTAATAGATATTCCGAGAATGGCAGAAATTGTAAGAGAAATGGTTAAAATGTCTTTGGATTCCTATGTACGACAAGATTTAGAGCTGGCGAGAGCTATTGGCGAAAAAGACGATATAGTAGATGCTCTTTACAAACAGGTTTTTAGAGAACTTTTGACATATATGATGGAAGATCCTAGAAACATTGACCAGGCAACACAATTTTTGTTTGTTGCTCGTTATCTCGAAAGAATTGCTGACCATGCAACTAATATATGTGAATGGGTAATTTATCTAGATACCGGTGAACATATAGATTTAAATTGA
- a CDS encoding DUF1614 domain-containing protein gives MPLSYILLSITGLVVLFGFAHRVLDRMKMTDTWAFLVIIGMIIGTLIPNIPITKTVSINIGGAVIPIAVCVYLFLKAESTRERVNAVVVSIVAGITVFIAGRILPAEPEAMIIEPKYIYGIVGGLIAYLFSHSRRSAFIAGVMGIILANVMQAVSNYLTGTRGAVSIGGAGFFDSVVISMIIAVFLSEIIGETREKLQGGTSKKHFEPREGMASSLVDTNKKEEGDKNEQKKDE, from the coding sequence ATGCCATTAAGCTATATTTTGCTTTCTATTACAGGATTGGTCGTTTTGTTCGGATTTGCCCATAGAGTATTAGATAGGATGAAAATGACAGATACATGGGCTTTTTTGGTAATAATTGGGATGATAATAGGGACATTAATACCTAACATTCCTATAACAAAAACCGTGTCTATAAACATAGGTGGAGCTGTTATCCCTATAGCAGTATGTGTGTATCTTTTTTTGAAAGCAGAAAGTACGAGAGAAAGAGTAAATGCAGTTGTAGTATCAATTGTTGCCGGAATAACTGTTTTTATTGCAGGCAGAATACTTCCTGCAGAACCTGAAGCCATGATTATTGAGCCTAAGTATATTTATGGTATTGTTGGAGGTTTAATTGCGTATCTTTTTTCACATTCGAGAAGAAGTGCTTTTATTGCAGGAGTGATGGGGATAATACTGGCAAATGTAATGCAGGCAGTCTCAAACTACCTGACAGGGACAAGAGGAGCCGTTTCTATAGGAGGAGCTGGATTTTTTGATTCGGTAGTTATATCTATGATAATTGCCGTCTTTTTGTCTGAAATAATTGGGGAAACAAGGGAAAAATTGCAAGGAGGTACTTCTAAAAAGCATTTTGAACCTAGGGAGGGTATGGCTAGCAGCTTGGTAGATACTAACAAAAAAGAAGAGGGTGACAAAAATGAACAAAAGAAAGATGAATAG